A window of Micromonospora sp. WMMC415 genomic DNA:
TCGACCGGGGCTGCCCGATGGTGCTCGGCGGCCCGCTGCCGCACGTGATGGCCGCCAAGGCGGTCGCCCTGGCCGAGGCCCGCCGCCCCGACTTCGCCGACTACGCGCAGCGGATCGTCGCCAACGCGCAGGCCCTCGCCGACGGGCTGCTGCGCCGCGGCGCCAAGCTGGTCACCGGCGGCACCGACAATCACCTGGTGCTCATCGACGTCACCTCGTACGGCCTCACCGGCCGGCAGGCCGAGCAGGCGCTGCTCGACTCCGGCATCGTCACCAACCGCAACTCCGTCCCGCAGGACCCGAACGGCGCCTGGTACACCTCCGGCATCCGGATCGGCACGCCGGCCCTGACCACCCGGGGCCTCGGCACCGCGGAGATGGACGCCACCGCCGAGCTGATCCACGCCGTGCTCGGCCAGACCACCCCGGGCGCCAACGCCGACGGCACCCCCTCGAAGGCGAAGTACGTCCTCGACCCGGCGATCGCCGACAAGGTCAGCAAGCAGGCCACGGAGCTGCTGGCGGGCTTCCCGCTGTACCCGGGCGTCGACCTGGCCTGATCCGTCCCGTCGTGACGGCCGGGCGGCACTCGCCCGGCCGTCAACGTTTCGGGGGGTACATCACAAGGTGTTGCCCACGGGGTCACCGTCCGACTAGAACCTCAGCAACGATCGCCCGGACCTCCCGGCGACGGTGGCGAGGTGATGGACGTGGCTCTGGTCTCCTACGACGACGCCGAGGCGGCGGCCTTCGCCGCCACCCGGGAGCTGCCCCCGGCCAGCCTCGACCGCTGGCGCCACGCCGTGCAGCAGCACCTGCGGCCCCGGGACACCACGACCCTGCTCGACCTGGGCTGCGGCACCGGTGCCTGGGCGCACGCCTTCACCGGGTGGTTCGGCATCCGGGTGGTGGGCGTGGAGCCCGCGACGGCGATGCGCGCGTACGCGGACCACCGGCCGCTGCTCGCCGGGGACGCCGGGGCGTTGCCACTGCGCGACTCCAGCGTGGACGCCGCCTGGCTGTCGACGATGCTGCACCACGTTCCGGACCTCGACGCGGCGGCCCACGAGCTGCGCCGGGTGCTGCGCCCCGGCGCGCCGGTGCTGATCCGCTCCCCCTTCCCCGGGCGCCACCAGCGGATCGGTCTCTTCCACTGGTTCCCGGAGGCCATCGAGGTGCTGGAGACGTACCCCGATCTGGCCCGCGTCCGCGCCGTGTTCGCCGCGGCCGGCTTCCCGGTCAGCAGCGTCGAGGCGGTCGCCCAGACCACCGCCGCGTCCCTCGCGGACTTCGCGCACCGACTGGACCGGCGGGCGCACACGCCGCTGCGGTTGATCAGCGACGACGCGTACGAGGCCGGCGTGGCCCGGCTGCGTGCCGCCGCGCCGCACACCCCCGGGCCGGTCGTCGACCACCTGGACCTGCTCGTGCTGCGTTAGGCCTGGGTCGAGGTCCGACGCCGCTCAGACCGGGCCGGCCTCGCCGCGTTCGCGCAGGTAGTCGTGCAGCGCCGCGGTCGCCCGCAACCACCGCAGGCTCCGGCGGTGCAGATCCTGCTCGCGGCGTGCCAACTCGGCGCGCACCCGGACGGCGCTGCCGGTGGTGCGCAGCTCGTCCAGCACGGCGGAGATGATGTCGAACGGGTACGCCCCGCGCCGCAGCAGCGCGACCACCTGCGCGGCGCGCAGCTCGGCCGCGTCGTACACCCGGTAGCCGGTGGCCCGGTCGCGCACCGGCCGGAGCAGGCCGCGCTCCTCCCACAACCGCAGCTGGGAGGTGCGGACGCCGACCCGCCGCGCCACCCCGCCGATCCGCGCGCCGTCCCGCGGCGCCGCGACCGCCGGCGCGGACACCACGGTCTCGAACGCGCCGAGCACCCGCCGGATCTCGGCCCGCTCCCGGTCCAGCTCGGCGTGGCCGCCGTCGAGCGCCGCCAGCGCCGCCGGCAGGTCACCCCGGTGGACCGCGGTCATGACCTCCCGCGTACGCGCCCAGCCGTGCCCCTCGGCCATCCGCCGCGCCACGGCGAGGGCCCGCACGTGCGCCTCGGTGAAGATCCGGTACCCGGACGGGGTGCGCTCGACCGGCGGCAGCACCCCGTCGGCGACGTAGTTGCGGACCTGCTGGGTGGAGATGCCGGCCGTCGCGGCGACGTCCACGGCCCGGAGCCGGCGCGCTGTCCTCACAAGCTCACCCTACTGCTTACGCGTTGTTTGAGACTTTCCGGTGTCCTTCGCCTTCAGCGCGCTGGCCTGTGCACGCGAAGTCTCTACGAGGGCTTCAATGAGACGATTGAAGGCGGCCAGGCCAGAAGACGCACACCCGGCGGGGCTTCGCCCTGCCCACGATTCACGTGAAGGGTTCGCATGCAGCAGCCAGACCGGTCCGCCGCCGACAGCCACGACATGATCGAGGTACGCGGAGCGCGGGAGAACAACCTCGCCTCCGTCTCGGTCGACATCCCCAAGCGCCGGCTGACCGTCTTCACCGGGGTCTCCGGCTCCGGCAAGTCCTCGCTGGTCTTCGGCACCATCGCCGCGGAGTCACAGCGGCTGATCAACGAGACCTACAGCGCGTTCCTCCAGACCTTCATGCCGAGCCTGTCCCGGCCGGACGTGGACTCCCTGCGCAACCTCACCCCGGCCATCGTCGTCGACCAGGAGCGGATGGGCGTCAACTCCCGCTCGACGGTCGGCACCGCCACCGACGCGTACGCGATGCTGCGCATCGTCTTCAGCCGGCTCGGCCAGCCGTACGTCGGCGGGGCGGGCGCGTTCAGCTTCAACCTCGCCGAGGGCATGTGCCCGGCCTGCGAAGGGCTGGGCCGGGTCTCCGACCTCGACGTCACCGAACTCGTCGACGTGGAGAAGTCGCTCAACGGCGGCGCGATCACCGTCCCCAACTTCGGCGTCGACACCTGGTACTGGCAGATCGTCGCCAACTCCGGGCTGTTCGATCCGGACGCCAAACTCCAGGACTACACGCCGCAGCAGTGGCAGGACCTCCTCCACAAGCCGGCCACGAAGATCAAGGTCGGCAGCAACAACTGGACGTACGAGGGGCTGGTCGTCAAGGTCCGGCGGCTCTACCTCGCCAAGGACCGCGAGTCGATGCAGCCGCAGATCCGGGCGTTCGTCGACCGGGCGGTCACGTTCACGACCTGCGCCGACTGCGGCGGCACCCGGCTGAACGCCGCCGCCCTCTCCTCCCGGATCGCCGGGCGCAACATCGCCGAGTGCGCCGCCATGCAGATCAGCGACCTGGCCGAGTTCGTGCGGGGCATCGACGACCCGGCGGTCGCCCCGCTCGTCGCCAATCTGCGCGACCTGCTCGACTCCCTCGTCGAGATCGGTCTGGGCTACCTCAGCCTGGACCGCGAGTCGGCCACCCTCTCCGGCGGCGAGGCGCAGCGGGTGAAGATGGTGCGGCACCTCGGCTCGCCGCTCTCCGACGTCACGTACGTCTTCGACGAGCCCACCGTCGGCCTGCACCCGCACGACATCGCCCGCATGAACGACCTGCTGCGGCGGCTGCGCGACAAGGGCAACACGGTGCTGGTGGTCGAGCACAAGCCGGAGACCATCGTGATCGCCGACCACGTCGTCGACCTCGGGCCCGGCGCCGGTACGGCCGGCGGCCACGTCTGCTACACCGGCGACGTCGGCGGCCTGCGCCGCTCCGACACGCTCACCGGCCGGCACCTCGACCACCGGGTCCGGCTGCGCGACCAGGTCCGGACGCCCACCGGGCACCTGGCGATCCGCAACGCCGACCTGCACAACCTACGCGACGTGAGCGTGGACGTCCCGCTCGGCGTGCTGACCGTGGTCACCGGGGTGGCCGGCTCCGGCAAGAGCTCGCTCATCCACGGCTCCCTGCGCCGCCGCAACGGGGTGGTCATCGTCGACCAGTCCCCCATCCGGGGCTCGCGGCGCAGCAATCCCGCCACGTACACCGGCCTGCTCGACCCGGTACGCACCGCCTTCGCGAAGGCGAACGGCGTGAAGGCCGCGCTGTTCAGCGCCAACTCCGAGGGCGCCTGCCCGACCTGCAAGGGCATCGGCCTCGTCTACACGGACCTGGCCATGATGGCCGGGGTCGCCTCGGTCTGCGAGCGGTGCGAGGGCCGCCGGTTCACCGACGAGGTGCTCACCTACCGGCTGCGTGGGAAGAACATCAGCGAGGTGCTGGCGATGCCGGTCAGCGAGGCGCGGGACTTCTTCCCGAGCGGTCCGGCCCGGGTCATCCTCGACCGGCTCGCCGACGTCGGGCTGAGCTACATCACGCTGGGCCAGCCGCTCACCACCCTCTCCGGCGGCGAGCGGCAGCGACTCAAGCTGGCCATCTACATGGCCGAGAAGACCAGCACGTACGTCCTCGACGAACCGACCACCGGCCTGCACCTGGCCGACGTGGACCAGCTGCTCGCCCTGCTCGACCGTCTCGTCGACGCCGGCAACACGGTCGTCGTCATCGAGCACCACCAGGCGGTGATGGCGCACGCCGACTGGCTGATCGACCTCGGGCCGGGCGCGGGCCACGACGGCGGGCGGATCGTCTTCACCGGCACACCCGCCGAACTGGTCGCCCACGGGGACACGCTCACCGCCCGCCACCTGCGCGAGTACGTCGCCCGCTGACCGCGGTGGCCGGACGCGCCCCGCGGCCGGCCACCCACCACGGCATGATGGCCGGGTGCGTGAACGCGACGATTGGACAGGGCTGCCGGGCGTCGTCGTCCTCCCCAGCGGAGCCGCCGTACGCGGGCGCCGCCTCGCCGACCCGGCCCCGCCGGCCGACTTCGCGCTGCTGCTGGCGCCGGGGCCGGTGCCGGCCTGGCCGCACCGGCGGATCCGCTGGCCGGACTTCTGGGTGCCGGTCGACCGCGCCGACGCGCTGGACGCCCTCCGGGAGGCGCTGGCCCGCGCCCACGGCGGCGAGCGGGTCGAGGTGGCGTGCCGGGGCGGCACCGGCCGTACCGGCACCGCCCTGGCGGCGCTGGCGATCCTCGACGGGCTGCCGCACCGGGAGGCGGTGCCCTGGGTACGCGCCCACTACCGGCCCCGGGCCGTGGAGACACCCTGGCAGCGTCGCTGGCTCCACCGGCTCCGGTGACCACAGGCCCCTGCGGGGTGACGCCTACGGCACAGACGCCGCTGGCCGGCACCCGGGTTCGGGTGCCGGCCAGCGGCTTGGTTCCCCCTATGAGGAAAGTCAGTTCCAGTGCTCGGCGACGAGGTCGGCGGCCTGGGTCTCCCACTGGGCGTAGTGGAACGGGTAGGCCGACACCTGCACCGTCTGGGCGGCCTTGGTCAGCGGCATGTCCTGCCAGCCGTCGACCTGCTTGAGACCCTTCAGGAACGCCAGCGTGGAGTATTCGGGGTCGGTGATCTGCTCGACCGTGCCCCACCCGCTGGACGGGCGCTGCTGGAACAGGCCCTGCGAGTCGTGGTCGTTGCGCTCACCCAGGTGACCCAGGTTGACCAGCTTCGACTCCTGCAACGCGGTGGCGATGGCCACCACGGCGGCCCGCTCGTCCATGTCGGCCTTCTTCGTCGCCGCGATGATCGCCTTCACATTCGCGGTCTGCTCGTCGTCCAGGTCGATGCGGGACTGCTTGCCCTGCACACCGTGCGGAATCAGCTTGCCGGTGTCGGGCTTGTCGGCCAGCACCGTGGCGGCGACCGGCTTGGACTCCACCGACGGGGCGGCGGTGGCGGGGCCGGCGACCATGCCACCGGCGAAGGCCAGACCAGCGATACCGAGAACGCTCTTACGCAGCAGCTTCGAGTTCATGACAAGCTCCATTCGGGGGAAGACGCCACCCACCCGCAAAGGGGGGACAAGGGGTGTGGTGACGCAAGCACCGTCCGGCGCTCACAGACATTCAGGGGATGACCACCAGGCCCAAGGGGGCGGGCAGGTGGTGATCGAAAGACCGGCGAACCGGGGCCGGCGGCCCTCGTGGTGCCGGGTCCAGATGTAACGACCACCGGCCCGCCATCATTCCGGCCGGGCCCGAGGACCATGCCCCACCCGCTCGGGTGGGCGGCCCTACTCGATCGTCCAGGTGATGTAACGACCCCGCCCCCGCCACCATTCCACCCCCACGATGCCGCCCATCACACCCCCAAACCAGACACCCGGGCGTGACACGGCACAGACCAACCGGACACACCACCCAGCACGCGCACGCGACGCATCGAGATCACGGAGGAATTCGGCCCCTCCAGGGGCCAAACCCTTCCAAGATCTCGCCACGGAACAGGGCTGAGTCGGCATCCCACCGGCGGAACAGGGCCAGGTCAGGGGTGTGGCCCGCCGTGACCGGCGCAGGGATCAGGCCTGACAGTGAGGAGCCGGGCACGGCGGGCCACACCCCCTACCGCAACCAACGACGAGTCGCCTATCCGACGTCCTGCCCCTGCGACCACGAGCTGCGGTACAGCGTGCCGCGGCCGTGCGGGTCGGGTACGCCGTCGGCGGGCGGGACGGACGAGGGGAACTCGTCCTCGGGCCCGTTCGGCAGCACACCACCGGCCGTACGCGACCGGCGCACCCGCGTGACGACGAACCAGACGAGCCCCACCGCACAGGCGACGATGACGATCTTCTGAAGGGCGCCGGCGTACCCCTCGACGAGATGCCAGTTGTCCCCGAGCAGGTAGCCGGCCATGACGAACGTGGTGTTCCAGATCAGGCTGCCCAGCGTGGTGTAGACGGCGAAGGTCAGGATCGGCATCCGTTCCACGCCCGCCGGGATGGAGATCATGCTGCGGAAGATCGGGATCATCCGCCCGAAGAACACCGCCTTGACGCCGTGCCGGAGGAACCACTCCTCGGTGCGGTCCACGTCACTCAGCTTCACCAGCGGCAGCCGGGCGGCGATGGCCCGCATCCGCTCCCGCCCGAGCGCGGCCCCGATGTAGTACAGGGCCAGCGCGCCGAGCAGCGAGCCGAGCGTCGTCCAGAAGATCGCGCTGACCAGGCTCATCCGGCCCTGCCCGGCGACGAACCCGGCGAGCGGCAGGATCACCTCGCTGGGGATCGGCGGGAAGAGGTTCTCCAGGGCCACGGCCAGACCCGCGCCGGGCCCTCCGAGCCGTTCCACCAGGCCGGTGACGTACCCGACGAGGCCGTCCTGGGGTGGTGCGGCCTCCCCGGTGGCGGTGCCGGCGGCGAGTAGGGCGTGCGCGGTTCCAGACATGAGCTACACGCTACGAACCCATCCTGAGAGCCGGCCGAGCGGGCGGCCCCACTTTGGCGCGATCCGATTATGCTGCGGAGCCCCGGGAGAGGAGCCGCCCGAATGCGTACGCCCCTGCGTATCGCCGTCGCGCAACCGGCGGGTGAGCCGTACGACGTCGCGGTCAACGCGGCTCGGCACGCCGACGCGGTCCGCGCGGCGGACGTCCGGGTCGTGGTCTTCCCGGAGTTGTCCCTGACCGGCTACCACCTGGACGCGCCCGTCCTCGACCCCACCCACCCGGTGCTGGCGCCACTGGTCGAGGCGTGTGCCGCGACGGGGGCGCTGGCCCTGGCCGGCGCGCCGGTCGCCGGTGACCACATCGCGACGCTGGCCGTGGACGGCGGCGGGGCGCGGGTGGCGTACCGGAAGATGTGGCTGGGTGGGACGGAGCCGCGACGCTTCTCCCCCGGCCCGGCACCGGCGGTGCTCGACGTGGACGGCTGGCGGCTGGGCCTGGCGATCTGCAGGGACACCGGGGTCGCGGAGCACGCCCGGCGCACCGCCGCCGCGGGGATCGAGGTGTACGTGGCGTCCGTCCTCGAGGCCGCCCGGGACGCGGCGGTGACCGACGGGCGGGCCCACCGGATCGCCACGGCGCACCGGGTCCACGTGGCCGTGGCCAGCTTCGCCGGCTCGTCCGGCGAGGGCTACCCGGAGGCGGCCGGCCGATCGGCGATCTGGTCCCCGGACGGCACCGTGCTGGCGCGGGCCGGCGCGGCGACCGGCGACATCGCCCGGACGGTCCTGGGATGAGCCGGCGGTCCGGGCCGGCGCCCGCTCACCGTCAGCCGTCGCGCCGGGTGCCGCCGGTGTCGGCGAGCAGGGCGTCGAGCTGGGCGGCCACCGTCGGGTCGAGCTTGCCGTCCTCGACGGCCTTGTCGAGGCGCTCGCGCAGCTTCTCGACCCGCTCGGCCCGGTCCCGCGGCCGGCCGCCCAGCTCGACGAGGTCCCTGCCCAGCTGCTCGGCGGTCTTGCGGTCGACGTCGCCCTGGGCGACCGCCAGCGCGAGCACCGCGGCGAACTCGGCGGCCACCTCGCGCAGGTTGACCGGCGCCGGTCCGGCGGTGGTGGGCGCGGCGGTGCTGGGTCTCGGCGCGGGCGAGCTGCTCGGCGCCTCGACCGGCACGGACCGTCCCGCGGTCGGGGCCTGGTCGCCCCGGTCGCCGAGGACCAGCGCGGCGACGGTCGCGACGACCAGGGCGAGACCCGCGGCCACCAGGGCGGCGACCGGCCGGTCCGACCGTCGGGCGGGTGCCCGGGTCGGGGCGGGCGGCCGTGGCCCGGCACCGTCGGGGGTGGCCGGGCGCCGGTCGACCAGCGTCGGCGCGTGGGCGGGCGTCGACGCGGCGACGGACGGCAGGATCGCGGTCGGCGGGTTCGCGGGTGGGGCGGCGGGTCGCGTGGCACGCAGGTGGGCGGCGAGCTGCGCGGCGGTGGGACGGCGGGCCGGATCGGCGGCGAGGCAGGCGAGCGTGAGCCGCGCGACGTCGGCCGGTAGCCCGGGTACGGCCGGTGGCGGCACGGTGGCGCCACGGGCGTGCACGTCGACCGCGTCCTCCCAGCTGTCCACGCGCAGGTGCGCCCGGCCGGTGAGCGTGCGGTAGAGCAGCGCGCCGAGGGCGTACACGTCGCTGGCCGGGTTCGGCGGGCCGGGCCGCATCCGCTCCGGGGCGAAGTACGCGGGCGTGCCCATCAGCAGCTCACCGGTCTGCCCGGCCAGGGGGTGGTCGGGACCGGCCAGGGCGGCGATGCCGAAGTCGAGCACCTTCGCGCCGGTGGCGGTGAGCATGACGTTGCCGGGTTTGATGTCGCGGTGCACGACGCCGATCCGGTGGGCGTCGGCGAGCGCCGCGGCGACCTGCGCGGCCATCCGGACCGCCTCGGGCCAAGGCAGCGGGCCGGCGGCCAGCCGGTCGGCGAGGTTGTGCCCGTCCACCAGCTCCATCACCAGGTACGGCACGACGGCGCCACCGGCGAGGGACGCCTCGCCGTAGTCGTACACCTGGGTCACGTGCGGGTGGCTCAGCCGGGCGGCCGCGCGGGCTTCGCGCTGGATGGTGGCCCGGAGCTGAGGGTCGGCGGCCAGCTCGCCGGCGAGGGCCTTCACCGCCACCGGCCGGTGCAGCACCTCGTCGTGGGCGCGCCACACCTCGGACATCCCGCCGCGGCCGATGCGCTCGCGCAGGACGTACCGGT
This region includes:
- a CDS encoding MerR family transcriptional regulator; amino-acid sequence: MRTARRLRAVDVAATAGISTQQVRNYVADGVLPPVERTPSGYRIFTEAHVRALAVARRMAEGHGWARTREVMTAVHRGDLPAALAALDGGHAELDRERAEIRRVLGAFETVVSAPAVAAPRDGARIGGVARRVGVRTSQLRLWEERGLLRPVRDRATGYRVYDAAELRAAQVVALLRRGAYPFDIISAVLDELRTTGSAVRVRAELARREQDLHRRSLRWLRATAALHDYLRERGEAGPV
- a CDS encoding carbon-nitrogen hydrolase family protein — its product is MRTPLRIAVAQPAGEPYDVAVNAARHADAVRAADVRVVVFPELSLTGYHLDAPVLDPTHPVLAPLVEACAATGALALAGAPVAGDHIATLAVDGGGARVAYRKMWLGGTEPRRFSPGPAPAVLDVDGWRLGLAICRDTGVAEHARRTAAAGIEVYVASVLEAARDAAVTDGRAHRIATAHRVHVAVASFAGSSGEGYPEAAGRSAIWSPDGTVLARAGAATGDIARTVLG
- a CDS encoding serine/threonine-protein kinase, with protein sequence MSPFTPSLRLHDRYVLRERIGRGGMSEVWRAHDEVLHRPVAVKALAGELAADPQLRATIQREARAAARLSHPHVTQVYDYGEASLAGGAVVPYLVMELVDGHNLADRLAAGPLPWPEAVRMAAQVAAALADAHRIGVVHRDIKPGNVMLTATGAKVLDFGIAALAGPDHPLAGQTGELLMGTPAYFAPERMRPGPPNPASDVYALGALLYRTLTGRAHLRVDSWEDAVDVHARGATVPPPAVPGLPADVARLTLACLAADPARRPTAAQLAAHLRATRPAAPPANPPTAILPSVAASTPAHAPTLVDRRPATPDGAGPRPPAPTRAPARRSDRPVAALVAAGLALVVATVAALVLGDRGDQAPTAGRSVPVEAPSSSPAPRPSTAAPTTAGPAPVNLREVAAEFAAVLALAVAQGDVDRKTAEQLGRDLVELGGRPRDRAERVEKLRERLDKAVEDGKLDPTVAAQLDALLADTGGTRRDG
- a CDS encoding class I SAM-dependent methyltransferase — encoded protein: MALVSYDDAEAAAFAATRELPPASLDRWRHAVQQHLRPRDTTTLLDLGCGTGAWAHAFTGWFGIRVVGVEPATAMRAYADHRPLLAGDAGALPLRDSSVDAAWLSTMLHHVPDLDAAAHELRRVLRPGAPVLIRSPFPGRHQRIGLFHWFPEAIEVLETYPDLARVRAVFAAAGFPVSSVEAVAQTTAASLADFAHRLDRRAHTPLRLISDDAYEAGVARLRAAAPHTPGPVVDHLDLLVLR
- a CDS encoding DedA family protein codes for the protein MSGTAHALLAAGTATGEAAPPQDGLVGYVTGLVERLGGPGAGLAVALENLFPPIPSEVILPLAGFVAGQGRMSLVSAIFWTTLGSLLGALALYYIGAALGRERMRAIAARLPLVKLSDVDRTEEWFLRHGVKAVFFGRMIPIFRSMISIPAGVERMPILTFAVYTTLGSLIWNTTFVMAGYLLGDNWHLVEGYAGALQKIVIVACAVGLVWFVVTRVRRSRTAGGVLPNGPEDEFPSSVPPADGVPDPHGRGTLYRSSWSQGQDVG
- a CDS encoding protein-tyrosine phosphatase family protein, which translates into the protein MRERDDWTGLPGVVVLPSGAAVRGRRLADPAPPADFALLLAPGPVPAWPHRRIRWPDFWVPVDRADALDALREALARAHGGERVEVACRGGTGRTGTALAALAILDGLPHREAVPWVRAHYRPRAVETPWQRRWLHRLR
- a CDS encoding excinuclease ABC subunit UvrA, translated to MQQPDRSAADSHDMIEVRGARENNLASVSVDIPKRRLTVFTGVSGSGKSSLVFGTIAAESQRLINETYSAFLQTFMPSLSRPDVDSLRNLTPAIVVDQERMGVNSRSTVGTATDAYAMLRIVFSRLGQPYVGGAGAFSFNLAEGMCPACEGLGRVSDLDVTELVDVEKSLNGGAITVPNFGVDTWYWQIVANSGLFDPDAKLQDYTPQQWQDLLHKPATKIKVGSNNWTYEGLVVKVRRLYLAKDRESMQPQIRAFVDRAVTFTTCADCGGTRLNAAALSSRIAGRNIAECAAMQISDLAEFVRGIDDPAVAPLVANLRDLLDSLVEIGLGYLSLDRESATLSGGEAQRVKMVRHLGSPLSDVTYVFDEPTVGLHPHDIARMNDLLRRLRDKGNTVLVVEHKPETIVIADHVVDLGPGAGTAGGHVCYTGDVGGLRRSDTLTGRHLDHRVRLRDQVRTPTGHLAIRNADLHNLRDVSVDVPLGVLTVVTGVAGSGKSSLIHGSLRRRNGVVIVDQSPIRGSRRSNPATYTGLLDPVRTAFAKANGVKAALFSANSEGACPTCKGIGLVYTDLAMMAGVASVCERCEGRRFTDEVLTYRLRGKNISEVLAMPVSEARDFFPSGPARVILDRLADVGLSYITLGQPLTTLSGGERQRLKLAIYMAEKTSTYVLDEPTTGLHLADVDQLLALLDRLVDAGNTVVVIEHHQAVMAHADWLIDLGPGAGHDGGRIVFTGTPAELVAHGDTLTARHLREYVAR